The following are encoded in a window of Gammaproteobacteria bacterium genomic DNA:
- the mraZ gene encoding division/cell wall cluster transcriptional repressor MraZ, whose amino-acid sequence MFLGEYRHALDPKGRVVLPAEFRAQLADGCVVTKGQERCLYVFPLGRWAEEVERLNRLPRTNSKVRAYTRSVFAGAKQETPDRQGRIMLPERLRAYADLGREAVVVGVADRIEIWNQESWEQLSSEADDYYADIEEEFGTEGI is encoded by the coding sequence GTGTTCCTCGGTGAATACCGGCACGCACTCGACCCGAAGGGCCGTGTCGTGTTGCCCGCCGAATTCCGTGCTCAGCTCGCCGACGGCTGCGTCGTCACCAAGGGGCAGGAGCGATGCCTCTACGTCTTCCCTCTTGGCCGATGGGCTGAAGAGGTGGAGAGATTGAATCGCCTGCCCCGCACGAACAGCAAGGTTCGCGCCTATACGCGTTCGGTATTCGCCGGTGCCAAACAGGAGACCCCTGACCGGCAAGGGCGGATCATGCTTCCCGAACGCCTCCGTGCCTATGCGGATCTCGGCCGCGAGGCCGTGGTGGTGGGTGTCGCGGACCGCATCGAAATCTGGAACCAAGAGAGCTGGGAGCAGCTCTCGTCCGAAGCCGACGACTACTACGCAGACATCGAGGAGGAGTTCGGTACCGAAGGAATCTGA